The following nucleotide sequence is from Zea mays cultivar B73 chromosome 1, Zm-B73-REFERENCE-NAM-5.0, whole genome shotgun sequence.
TCAAACATGGAAATGTGAATTGGCTGTAATTTATTTTAATTATTAATTAGGCCTTTCAGGATTCAAACGCATGTGGTTCTGAATCTCTGATACCATATTGAGTTGCACGCACCAATCAGTTCACCCAAAAGATTAAGTGATAGGGAATGTGGGAAATTCAATTTGTATTTCAACGCCCCCCTCACATAGAGGCTTTCTCATGTCCCAGATGTGGAATAGGAGAAAAACAATTACTCGCAACTCAAAAAGCTTAAACTGATGGATAGAGGCGGTCAATTCACTCATATAGTTTAATAAGGGCTATACCTCTTTTGCCTGTGAACCAAAAAAGTGTGTTTGTGAATCACAAACAGGTTCACGAATTGGATGGAATGTGGTGTCAGTCAGATTGATGAGAACGACACAAACCAGTAACTGCGGAATATATGTTTAGAGGAGCCAGAGAAGAAAAGTgaataaagaaaaaaataaagAGAAGGAAACATAGATTGTGCTGCCATGTGCTGGCCCATCTAGCCAAATATCCATCTAATGTAACTCTTGTTCTCGTCTTTTGTCTCTCAAATCTCCATTGCATGCAGAACAGCTGCTTTCTTGTTTCCTGAGTTCTCTCTCTGTTACCAAAAGGAAACAGCACTGCCACAGAGAAATAGATAACTGCCGACCAGCATCGTGCACCAGAGGCTAGCAAAACCTGACACCCATAGATCTGATGAAGAGTGATGGTTGCTCTTGTGCGATGGTTAGGCCACTGCTCTATGCGGAGTGATGGCTTTGGTGCTTGTTTGCTGCAATTAGGTACTTCGGTTGGCCAAGCCCCTTGGAACCACTGTCCTTAGCGATTCAGGTTGGGCTAGCGTGTTCTGTATTGTGATGTGGCCTACATGCACTGTTGTGGTAACTATGTAACAGACTACTGTTATTTATCAATTCACTTGGCTAATTTTGGTGTCTACACTTTACTTTGGTGATTCAATAACTAGATATGCActtcttgttttcttcttcttttgggTAGGGTGGGGTGACCTATGTTTTTTCTGTCTTGTACTTGAaagaaaatcaagaaagtgagtttTACAGCATGATTTACTGGTGACTGATTCAGTTTCATATTGCATGCAGGCGAGCAGTACTGTAAGCCACATCTCGTTCGCTGAGGATGGAACCGATCCTCCCAAAAAGCCCACATCAGTAGCTGAGGTGGCAAAGCAGCGTGAGCTTAGTGGCACTCTTCAAAGCGAGACGGATAGTAAGACGAAGAAGCAGATCTCAAATGCAAAGTCCAAGGAGCTCAGCGGCCACGACATCTTTGCTGATACTCTGGATTCCAGGTCTAACAGGGCAAGGAACCCATCGAACGGCAGCACAGCCTCACACGCACCTGCCAAAAATACAAACGTATTTGCCGCTGCAACAAATCTGGTACCCCTTTTCCCTTTTTGCTGTCCAGAATGTTATTCAACCAATGTTCGTCTTAAACAACAGGCCAGCACCTTCTCGTTTGGAGATGCCAACACTGACAGCACGCCAAAGACGGCAAGGAAGATAACCGGCAAGAAGGTCAACGACCTCACCGGCAACGACATCTTCAAGGGGGACGTGCCGCCAGCTTCTGCAGAGAAGCATCTGAGCACCGCGAAGCTGAAGGAGATCACTGGAAGCAACATTTTTGCAGATGGGAAGGAACCAATCCGCGAGCGTGTGGGCGGAAACCGCAAGCCTCCTGGCGGTGAGAGCAGCATCGCGCTGATTTAGCATAATCCGGGACTCAGTGTCGACCCCTAGAGGAGGATTTCCACCAGCACCAGGCAGCAGGCTGTTGGATCGTCAGTTTGGTGTCTTGTTCCTGATCAAGGTGCGGCAGTGAAGAGCCCCGTTTTAGTCTTGATGATGTTTATTAACTGTTGGTGTGTGCATGTTTGGTTTGGCTGTGAGATACCAATGCCGTCCTCATCATGGCAGTGTGTAGTGTGTACGGTTGATGTGTTTTTACAAATAATAGCTCGAGTCTGAACCAAGCTCACGTCTTCCACCACCGTCAAATTATTAGCAGACGTGTATGTACCAAGCGTTACCGACACCTTGCGTGCACTAATTTACAGACGACGGATATATGCTATGCGTAACCCGATAAATGTTCATGTCATCAAGAATATTATTCAACTGTTTTTTTTTTTGGCAGCAGCATTCGATAACGCAAACCAAACAACCAAAGGGAAACATGTAGCCTCTGTGATCATTGATCGGAGACAGGCATACAACCAAAAGTTCTCTAAAAGCTATATGAACAAGAGAAGCATGCTGAATCTCAAAATCATGATATCTGAAACAGTAGGACCCTCCAATTTATAGCGAAACGAAATTGTGTGTTTTGACAAAAAAAATTCTTTTGATGTAAAAATAATTAAATACAGACATATCGCCATcccccccctccccctcccccctctTCTATAAGATTTCAAAACATGCTGTTTATATGATACGGATATAAAGAACATGAACTAGTAGGAAACAAATGTAATTGCAGAGAGATGAAACAATTTGCAATTCCACTGGAAACTCGGGTGTCAGTTATGTGAATTTCAGTGTCTTTAAACAAATTTGACTGTACAACAGTGTTTTTTCAACAAGTATCCAGGTGCATCTACTAGTCTCTAACAAAAATATGAGGTTTGCAGCACTGCTCATAGCACTTTTAATCCATCTAAAGCAGTTCAATCATGAGACATCACACGTAAACGAAACATATTCTTACAAAATGTAAATGGGTGAGCTACAATTCATGTAGTTCATTTCTTTAGGTTAGCTGAGAGTATAAAAAATGTACTAAAGAGAGTATGTTATTTACTATCTAGAATCGAATAGAAAAAATATTTTTTTTGGTGACAATTGTTTCAGTTTTGGTTCTATTTTCTACGGTTCACTTTTCTAGTTTTAATAGTGACCACTGACCACCCCTAATCGATCTCTTCAACCACTCATGTTGTGAGTACCAAAGCGATGGTTGTAGAGGCACCAAAGGTCTTTTAGCTTTTTTCACAAACGTCCAGCTTTTCGGTCCGTTTCTATAAGAATCATTTTAGTTAAAATCGTTAAAAATCAACATGAGTACAGAATCGACAGAGTCGTTGTGATAGTAGAAAATCATCACTTTCTATATACCAAACTCTATGACCtcttttatcttcctccacacgtaatcttCATGATACCCAAATTCTTCCCACAACCACATTCTCAAAAAAGTTCATAAGaaaaaaaactgaaccaaacagacccaaAATTGGGTTTGTCAAAGACGTGATTAGTGATCTAAAGGTTCAGTGGGAGAGGCTCTACGTCACAAGAGTGCAAGGGAAAACCAGAGACTATAATGTAATAATTAAGGTCTAGTTTGAAAACTCAAATCCTTTATAGAACTAGAGAAAATAATTTGGGAAAATAATTTATTTCTCTCTCGACCCCTTCAATCATAGAGGCTATTTGAGTTTCTAAACTAGTCATAGGCATAGTGATCGATAGGGGATCATTAGGTTGCAGTTTTTTGCAGGTACAAGAGCATCTCCAATAAAGTGACTTAAAATATTATCTAAAAAATAAAATATTACATCATTTAATGTGTTTAGGGCACTAAAACAAATTGCACTCCAACAATTAACCCTAAATCATGTATTTTTGGAAGTGAATTACATTATTTGAAAAAAATATAGAGAATAATGTAGAAAATAACGATAGAGCCCTAATGTGAGGTGTAGTATAATTGAGTCACTTCATAGAGTGTCTTATATTTTTTAACAAAAGTTTGTAAAATAGAACATTATTAGAGTTGCTTTTTATAAGTTGACCCCTATATTTTAACGATCTGCCCGCACACCTTCTCTGTCATCCATGCTGGTGGAGAGATTGGGAATGTATGGATGTTTTTCTATTATTTTTTCTATTATAAATTGTATATTGTTTTGGTttgcataaatatatatattttatttttatttatctAAATAACATATATTTAGATGCATAAGAGTATCTACAACAGTCTTTCTAAAATTCACTATCTAAATTATCATTTAGAGAATTGTTTACATAGAAACTATTTTATATATCTTTTAAATCTTCAACAACAGATCTTG
It contains:
- the LOC100193997 gene encoding uncharacterized protein LOC100193997; amino-acid sequence: MERAAPVRSSHTSTADLLAWPQPQGPAPATPSPPRRPGQPSEAIRKVVFGGQVTEEEADSLTKRKPCSAPKWKEMTGSGIFAAGSNGDAGEAAAAAKPARTSSRQASSTVSHISFAEDGTDPPKKPTSVAEVAKQRELSGTLQSETDSKTKKQISNAKSKELSGHDIFADTLDSRSNRARNPSNGSTASHAPAKNTNASTFSFGDANTDSTPKTARKITGKKVNDLTGNDIFKGDVPPASAEKHLSTAKLKEITGSNIFADGKEPIRERVGGNRKPPGGESSIALI